GTGCGCTGTAATCGGTCGCGCAGCATTTCGGCAAACAGATGGTGGTAGCGATACCAGCGTCGATCTTCGTCCAGCGGCGTGACGAACAAATTCGCCCGTTCCAGGTAATCTAGCATCGCCTGCGTTCCAGTCGCACCCTCACCCGGTGCATCAGGGGCAAGCAAAGCATGGCACAATTCTGCCGACATACGATCAAGGATCGATGTACGCAGTAGAAACGTCTGGACGTGATCCGGCTGCCGACTAATGACTTCCTCCGCCAGATAATCGGCAATCGCGCGGTGACTTCCGGCAAAGCGTCGAATAAATCCTTCG
This genomic window from Chloroflexaceae bacterium contains:
- a CDS encoding LuxR family transcriptional regulator; the encoded protein is EGFIRRFAGSHRAIADYLAEEVISRQPDHVQTFLLRTSILDRMSAELCHALLAPDAPGEGATGTQAMLDYLERANLFVTPLDEDRRWYRYHHLFAEMLRDRLQRTRPDLVAKLHRRAARWHRDAGFASAAVNHFLQAGDAESAADVIEAIAGTTLWEQGDAQAVLRWIAALPEETVLARPRLA